A window of Gemmatimonadota bacterium genomic DNA:
GGATTTGACGGGATACCTCGTCGTGAAAGGCGTGTTGTCAGAAGAGGAGGTTGCGCGGGCGAATGATATTGTGGATCGCTACTGGGACCGGGTTGAGGTCGGCGGTTCAACGGCGAGAGATTCGGTTGCTTTTGCCGGTACGGGGCGTCCTATGATGCCCGGTATTCTCGAGTTTCCAAAGCCGGATTGCGATCCTTTTCGGGAGATGCTGGCACATCCGGTGCTGGTGAAGTATCTCAATGTGATGTGCGATAAAGGATTTCGGCTGGATCACGGTCCGATGTTTATTGTGAGTAACAAGGGTACGGCAGGCCATACGATGCACGGGAATGGCGAGCCTCATCGGCCGTATGTTGCGTATCACCATCAGAATGGCAAGCCGTGGGTGGGTGGTGTGACTGTGGCGTGGCAGTTGCACGATTGCAAGGAGGGTATGGGTGGATTTGCCTGTGTGCCATCGAGCCATAAGGCGATGTTTCCGATGCCCAAAGGTGTGAGTACAGGAGATGACGATATGGGCTTGATCAAGCAGCCAGTGGTGGAGGCTGGCGATGTTGTCTTTTTTATGGATAGCGCGCAATCACACGGTGCAACACCGTGGAAGTTGGATTCGACG
This region includes:
- a CDS encoding phytanoyl-CoA dioxygenase family protein; protein product: MDARERYFWDLTGYLVVKGVLSEEEVARANDIVDRYWDRVEVGGSTARDSVAFAGTGRPMMPGILEFPKPDCDPFREMLAHPVLVKYLNVMCDKGFRLDHGPMFIVSNKGTAGHTMHGNGEPHRPYVAYHHQNGKPWVGGVTVAWQLHDCKEGMGGFACVPSSHKAMFPMPKGVSTGDDDMGLIKQPVVEAGDVVFFMDSAQSHGATPWKLDSTRRSILFKYTARTCARGGPSQEVSPPEIYWDREIVEDMTPEQLSVMYGPYSNHRGRVPSLEVGEDGRVKIEA